A single Macaca mulatta isolate MMU2019108-1 chromosome 11, T2T-MMU8v2.0, whole genome shotgun sequence DNA region contains:
- the RAPGEF3 gene encoding rap guanine nucleotide exchange factor 3 isoform X8 — translation MPNSTGSPGPSPSPWELMRWRRSWLKLWPCSPSGGLTPCSLWHFESRESESLHPVTPDPTQHSDSMVSHTDLWGHPSPVFTVCSHPSCPCSPGQRTDEELDLIFEELLHIKAVAHLSNSVKRELAAVLLFEPHSKAGTVLFSQGDKGTSWYIIWKGSVNVVTHGKGLVTTLHEGDDFGQLALVNDAPRAATIILREDNCHFLRVDKQDFNRIIKDVEAKTMRLEEHGKVVLVLERASQGAGPSRPPTPGRNRYTVMSGTPEKILELLLEAMGPDSSAHDPTETFLSDFLLTHRVFMPSAQLCAALLHHFHAEPAGGSEQEHSTYICNKRQQILRLVSQWVALYGSMLHTDPVATSFLQKLSDLVGRDARLSNLLREQWPERRRHHRLENGCGNASPQMKARNLPVWLPNQDEPLPGSSCAIRVGDKVPYDICLPDHSVLTLQLPVTASVREVMAALAQEDGWTKEQVLVKVNSAGDAIGLQPDARGVATSLGLNERLFVVNPQEVHELTPHPDQLGPTVGSAEGLDLVSAKDLAGQLTDHDWSLFNSIHQVELIYYVLGPQHLRDVTTANLERFMRRFNELQYWVATELCLCPVPGPRAQLLRKFIKLAAHLKEQKNLNSFFAVMFGLSNSAISRLAHTWERLPHKVRKLYSALERLLDPSWNHRVYRLALAKLSPPVIPFMPLLLKDMTFIHEGNHTLVENLINFEKMRMMARAARMLHHCRSHNPVPLSPLRSRVSHLHEDSQVARISTCSEQSLSTRSPASTWAYVQQLKVIDNQRELSRLSRELEP, via the exons ATGCCCAATTCTACCGGTTCCCCGGGCCCGAGCCCGAGCCCGTGGGAGCTCATGAGATGGAGGAGGAGTTGGCTGAAGCTGTGGCCCTGCTCTCCCAGCGGGGGCCTGACGCCCTGCTCACTGTGGCACTTCGAAAGCCGTGAGTCAGAATCCCTGCACCCCGTGACCCCAGACCCCACACAGCACTCAGATTCCATGGTTTCTCACACTGATCTCTGGGGACATCCCTCACCTGTT TTCACGGTGTGCTCCCATCCCTCCTGTCCCTGCAGCCCAGGTCAGCGCACGGATGAAGAGCTGGACCTCATCTTTGAGGAGCTGCTGCACATCAAGGCTGTAGCCCACCTCTCCAACTCG GTGAAGCGAGAATTAGCGGCTGTTCTGCTCTTTGAACCACACAGCAAGGCAGGGACCGTGT TGTTCAGCCAGGGGGACAAGGGCACTTCATGGTACATTATCTGGAAGGGATCTGTCAACGTGGTGACCCATGGCAAG GGGCTGGTGACCACCCTGCATGAGGGAGATGACTTTGGACAGCTGGCTCTGGTGAATGATGCACCCCGGGCAGCCACCATCATCCTGCGAGAAGACAACTGTCATTTCCTGCGTGTGGACAAGCAGGACTTCAACCGTATCATCAAG GATGTGGAGGCAAAGACCATGCGGCTGGAAGAACATGGCAAAGTGGTGCTGGTGCTGGAGAGAGCCTCTCAGGGCGCCGGCCCATCTCgacccccaaccccaggcaggaACCG GTATACAGTGATGTCTGGTACCCCAGAGAAGATCCTAGAGCTCCTGTTGGAGGCCATGGGACCAGATTCCAGTGCTCATGACCCAACAG AGACATTCCTCAGCGACTTCCTCCTGACCCACAGGGTCTTCATGCCCAGCGCCCAACTCTGTGCCGCCCTTCTGCACCA CTTCCATGCGGAGCCTGCGGGTGGCAGTGAGCAGGAGCACAGCACCTACATCTGCAACAAGAGGCAGCAGATCCTGCGGCTGGTCAGCCAGTGGGTGGCCCTGTATGGCTCCATGCTCCACACTGACCCTGTGGCTACCAGCTTCCTCCAG AAACTCTCGGACCTGGTGGGCAGGGACGCCCGACTCAGCAACCTGCTGAGGGAGCAGTGGCCAGAGAGGCGGCGACACCACAG GTTGGAGAACGGCTGTGGGAATGCATCTCCTCAGATGAAG GCCCGGAACTTGCCTGTTTGGCTCCCCAACCAGGACGAGCCCCTTCCTGGCAGCAGCTGTGCCATCCGAGTTGGGGATAAAG TCCCCTATGACATCTGCCTGCCAGACCACTCAGTGTTGACCCTGCAGCTGCCTGTGACAGCGTCTGTGAGAGAGGTGATGGCGGCGTTAGCTCAGGAGGATGGCTGGACCAAGGAGCAGGTGCTGGTGAAGGTCAATTCTGCAGGTG ATGCCATTGGCCTGCAGCCAGATGCCCGTGGTGTGGCCACATCTCTGGGGCTCAATGAGCGGCTCTTTGTTGTCAACCCACAGGAAGTGCATGAGCTG ACCCCACACCCTGACCAGCTGGGGCCCACTGTGGGCTCTGCTGAGGGGCTGGACCTGGTGAGTGCCAAGGACCTGGCAGGCCAGCTGACGGACCACGACTGGAGCCTCTTCAACAGCATCCACCAG GTGGAGCTAATTTACTATGTGCTGGGCCCCCAGCATCTGCGGGATGTCACCACCGCCAACCTGGAGCGCTTCATGCGCCGCTTCAACGAGCTGCAGTACTGGGTGGCCACCGAGCTGTGTCTCTGCCCGGTGCCCGGCCCCCgggcccagctgctcaggaagttCATTAAGCTGGCGGCCCA CCTCAAGGAGCAGAAGAATCTCAATTCCTTCTTTGCCGTCATGTTTGGCCTCAGCAACTCAGCCATCAGCCGCCTAGCCCACACCTGGGAG CGGCTGCCGCACAAAGTCCGGAAGCTGTACTCTGCCCTCGAGAGGCTGCTG GATCCCTCATGGAACCACCGGGTGTACCGACTGGCCCTCGCCAAGCTCTCCCCTCCTGTCATCCCCTTCATGCCCCTTCTTCTCAAAG ACATGACCTTCATTCATGAGGGAAACCACACACTAGTGGAGAACCTCATCAACTTTGAGAAGATG AGAATGATGGCCAGAGCTGCGCGGATGCTGCACCACTGCCGAAGCCACAACCCTG TGCCTCTCTCACCACTCAGAAGCCGAGTTTCCCATCTCCACGAGGACAGCCAGGTGGCGAGGATTTCCACAT GCTCGGAGCAGTCCCTGAGCACCCGGAGTCCAGCCAGCACCTGGGCTTATGTCCAGCAGCTGAAGGTCATCGACAACCAGCGGGAACTCTCCCGCCTCTCCCGAGAGCTGGAGCCATGA
- the RAPGEF3 gene encoding rap guanine nucleotide exchange factor 3 isoform X11, with amino-acid sequence MPNSTGSPGPSPSPWELMRWRRSWLKLWPCSPSGGLTPCSLWHFESRESESLHPVTPDPTQHSDSMFTVCSHPSCPCSPGQRTDEELDLIFEELLHIKAVAHLSNSVKRELAAVLLFEPHSKAGTVLFSQGDKGTSWYIIWKGSVNVVTHGKGLVTTLHEGDDFGQLALVNDAPRAATIILREDNCHFLRVDKQDFNRIIKDVEAKTMRLEEHGKVVLVLERASQGAGPSRPPTPGRNRYTVMSGTPEKILELLLEAMGPDSSAHDPTETFLSDFLLTHRVFMPSAQLCAALLHHFHAEPAGGSEQEHSTYICNKRQQILRLVSQWVALYGSMLHTDPVATSFLQKLSDLVGRDARLSNLLREQWPERRRHHRLENGCGNASPQMKARNLPVWLPNQDEPLPGSSCAIRVGDKVPYDICLPDHSVLTLQLPVTASVREVMAALAQEDGWTKEQVLVKVNSAGDAIGLQPDARGVATSLGLNERLFVVNPQEVHELTPHPDQLGPTVGSAEGLDLVSAKDLAGQLTDHDWSLFNSIHQVELIYYVLGPQHLRDVTTANLERFMRRFNELQYWVATELCLCPVPGPRAQLLRKFIKLAAHLKEQKNLNSFFAVMFGLSNSAISRLAHTWERLPHKVRKLYSALERLLDPSWNHRVYRLALAKLSPPVIPFMPLLLKDMTFIHEGNHTLVENLINFEKMRMMARAARMLHHCRSHNPVPLSPLRSRVSHLHEDSQVARISTCSEQSLSTRSPASTWAYVQQLKVIDNQRELSRLSRELEP; translated from the exons ATGCCCAATTCTACCGGTTCCCCGGGCCCGAGCCCGAGCCCGTGGGAGCTCATGAGATGGAGGAGGAGTTGGCTGAAGCTGTGGCCCTGCTCTCCCAGCGGGGGCCTGACGCCCTGCTCACTGTGGCACTTCGAAAGCCGTGAGTCAGAATCCCTGCACCCCGTGACCCCAGACCCCACACAGCACTCAGATTCCATG TTCACGGTGTGCTCCCATCCCTCCTGTCCCTGCAGCCCAGGTCAGCGCACGGATGAAGAGCTGGACCTCATCTTTGAGGAGCTGCTGCACATCAAGGCTGTAGCCCACCTCTCCAACTCG GTGAAGCGAGAATTAGCGGCTGTTCTGCTCTTTGAACCACACAGCAAGGCAGGGACCGTGT TGTTCAGCCAGGGGGACAAGGGCACTTCATGGTACATTATCTGGAAGGGATCTGTCAACGTGGTGACCCATGGCAAG GGGCTGGTGACCACCCTGCATGAGGGAGATGACTTTGGACAGCTGGCTCTGGTGAATGATGCACCCCGGGCAGCCACCATCATCCTGCGAGAAGACAACTGTCATTTCCTGCGTGTGGACAAGCAGGACTTCAACCGTATCATCAAG GATGTGGAGGCAAAGACCATGCGGCTGGAAGAACATGGCAAAGTGGTGCTGGTGCTGGAGAGAGCCTCTCAGGGCGCCGGCCCATCTCgacccccaaccccaggcaggaACCG GTATACAGTGATGTCTGGTACCCCAGAGAAGATCCTAGAGCTCCTGTTGGAGGCCATGGGACCAGATTCCAGTGCTCATGACCCAACAG AGACATTCCTCAGCGACTTCCTCCTGACCCACAGGGTCTTCATGCCCAGCGCCCAACTCTGTGCCGCCCTTCTGCACCA CTTCCATGCGGAGCCTGCGGGTGGCAGTGAGCAGGAGCACAGCACCTACATCTGCAACAAGAGGCAGCAGATCCTGCGGCTGGTCAGCCAGTGGGTGGCCCTGTATGGCTCCATGCTCCACACTGACCCTGTGGCTACCAGCTTCCTCCAG AAACTCTCGGACCTGGTGGGCAGGGACGCCCGACTCAGCAACCTGCTGAGGGAGCAGTGGCCAGAGAGGCGGCGACACCACAG GTTGGAGAACGGCTGTGGGAATGCATCTCCTCAGATGAAG GCCCGGAACTTGCCTGTTTGGCTCCCCAACCAGGACGAGCCCCTTCCTGGCAGCAGCTGTGCCATCCGAGTTGGGGATAAAG TCCCCTATGACATCTGCCTGCCAGACCACTCAGTGTTGACCCTGCAGCTGCCTGTGACAGCGTCTGTGAGAGAGGTGATGGCGGCGTTAGCTCAGGAGGATGGCTGGACCAAGGAGCAGGTGCTGGTGAAGGTCAATTCTGCAGGTG ATGCCATTGGCCTGCAGCCAGATGCCCGTGGTGTGGCCACATCTCTGGGGCTCAATGAGCGGCTCTTTGTTGTCAACCCACAGGAAGTGCATGAGCTG ACCCCACACCCTGACCAGCTGGGGCCCACTGTGGGCTCTGCTGAGGGGCTGGACCTGGTGAGTGCCAAGGACCTGGCAGGCCAGCTGACGGACCACGACTGGAGCCTCTTCAACAGCATCCACCAG GTGGAGCTAATTTACTATGTGCTGGGCCCCCAGCATCTGCGGGATGTCACCACCGCCAACCTGGAGCGCTTCATGCGCCGCTTCAACGAGCTGCAGTACTGGGTGGCCACCGAGCTGTGTCTCTGCCCGGTGCCCGGCCCCCgggcccagctgctcaggaagttCATTAAGCTGGCGGCCCA CCTCAAGGAGCAGAAGAATCTCAATTCCTTCTTTGCCGTCATGTTTGGCCTCAGCAACTCAGCCATCAGCCGCCTAGCCCACACCTGGGAG CGGCTGCCGCACAAAGTCCGGAAGCTGTACTCTGCCCTCGAGAGGCTGCTG GATCCCTCATGGAACCACCGGGTGTACCGACTGGCCCTCGCCAAGCTCTCCCCTCCTGTCATCCCCTTCATGCCCCTTCTTCTCAAAG ACATGACCTTCATTCATGAGGGAAACCACACACTAGTGGAGAACCTCATCAACTTTGAGAAGATG AGAATGATGGCCAGAGCTGCGCGGATGCTGCACCACTGCCGAAGCCACAACCCTG TGCCTCTCTCACCACTCAGAAGCCGAGTTTCCCATCTCCACGAGGACAGCCAGGTGGCGAGGATTTCCACAT GCTCGGAGCAGTCCCTGAGCACCCGGAGTCCAGCCAGCACCTGGGCTTATGTCCAGCAGCTGAAGGTCATCGACAACCAGCGGGAACTCTCCCGCCTCTCCCGAGAGCTGGAGCCATGA
- the RAPGEF3 gene encoding rap guanine nucleotide exchange factor 3 isoform X6 produces the protein MKVGWPGESCWQVGLAVEDSPALGAPRVGPLPDVVPEGTLLNMVLRKMHRPRSCSYQLLLEHQRPSCIQGLRWTPLTNSEESLDFSESLEQASTERVFRAGRQLHRQLLATCPNLIRDRKYHLRLYRQCCSGRELVDGILALGLGVHSRSQVVGICQVLLDEGALCHVKHDWAFQDRDAQFYRFPGPEPEPVGAHEMEEELAEAVALLSQRGPDALLTVALRKPPGQRTDEELDLIFEELLHIKAVAHLSNSVKRELAAVLLFEPHSKAGTVLFSQGDKGTSWYIIWKGSVNVVTHGKGLVTTLHEGDDFGQLALVNDAPRAATIILREDNCHFLRVDKQDFNRIIKDVEAKTMRLEEHGKVVLVLERASQGAGPSRPPTPGRNRYTVMSGTPEKILELLLEAMGPDSSAHDPTETFLSDFLLTHRVFMPSAQLCAALLHHFHAEPAGGSEQEHSTYICNKRQQILRLVSQWVALYGSMLHTDPVATSFLQKLSDLVGRDARLSNLLREQWPERRRHHRLENGCGNASPQMKARNLPVWLPNQDEPLPGSSCAIRVGDKVPYDICLPDHSVLTLQLPVTASVREVMAALAQEDGWTKEQVLVKVNSAGDAIGLQPDARGVATSLGLNERLFVVNPQEVHELTPHPDQLGPTVGSAEGLDLVSAKDLAGQLTDHDWSLFNSIHQVELIYYVLGPQHLRDVTTANLERFMRRFNELQYWVATELCLCPVPGPRAQLLRKFIKLAAHNSAISRLAHTWERLPHKVRKLYSALERLLDPSWNHRVYRLALAKLSPPVIPFMPLLLKDMTFIHEGNHTLVENLINFEKMRMMARAARMLHHCRSHNPVPLSPLRSRVSHLHEDSQVARISTCSEQSLSTRSPASTWAYVQQLKVIDNQRELSRLSRELEP, from the exons ACACCACTCACCAACAGCGAGGAGTCCCTGGATTTCAGCGAGAGCCTGGAGCAG GCCTCCACAGAGCGGGTGTTCAGGGCTGGGAGGCAGCTGCATCGGCAACTGCTGGCCACCTGCCCAAACCTCATCCGAGACCGGAAGTACCACCTTAGGCTCTATCG GCAGTGCTGCTCTGGCCGGGAGCTGGTGGATGGGATCTTGGCCCTGGGACTTGGGGTCCATTCCCGGAGCCAAGTTGTGGGAATCTGCCAGGTGCTGCTGGATGAAGGTGCCCTCTGCCATG TGAAACACGACTGGGCCTTCCAGGACCGAGATGCCCAATTCTACCGGTTCCCCGGGCCCGAGCCCGAGCCCGTGGGAGCTCATGAGATGGAGGAGGAGTTGGCTGAAGCTGTGGCCCTGCTCTCCCAGCGGGGGCCTGACGCCCTGCTCACTGTGGCACTTCGAAAGCC CCCAGGTCAGCGCACGGATGAAGAGCTGGACCTCATCTTTGAGGAGCTGCTGCACATCAAGGCTGTAGCCCACCTCTCCAACTCG GTGAAGCGAGAATTAGCGGCTGTTCTGCTCTTTGAACCACACAGCAAGGCAGGGACCGTGT TGTTCAGCCAGGGGGACAAGGGCACTTCATGGTACATTATCTGGAAGGGATCTGTCAACGTGGTGACCCATGGCAAG GGGCTGGTGACCACCCTGCATGAGGGAGATGACTTTGGACAGCTGGCTCTGGTGAATGATGCACCCCGGGCAGCCACCATCATCCTGCGAGAAGACAACTGTCATTTCCTGCGTGTGGACAAGCAGGACTTCAACCGTATCATCAAG GATGTGGAGGCAAAGACCATGCGGCTGGAAGAACATGGCAAAGTGGTGCTGGTGCTGGAGAGAGCCTCTCAGGGCGCCGGCCCATCTCgacccccaaccccaggcaggaACCG GTATACAGTGATGTCTGGTACCCCAGAGAAGATCCTAGAGCTCCTGTTGGAGGCCATGGGACCAGATTCCAGTGCTCATGACCCAACAG AGACATTCCTCAGCGACTTCCTCCTGACCCACAGGGTCTTCATGCCCAGCGCCCAACTCTGTGCCGCCCTTCTGCACCA CTTCCATGCGGAGCCTGCGGGTGGCAGTGAGCAGGAGCACAGCACCTACATCTGCAACAAGAGGCAGCAGATCCTGCGGCTGGTCAGCCAGTGGGTGGCCCTGTATGGCTCCATGCTCCACACTGACCCTGTGGCTACCAGCTTCCTCCAG AAACTCTCGGACCTGGTGGGCAGGGACGCCCGACTCAGCAACCTGCTGAGGGAGCAGTGGCCAGAGAGGCGGCGACACCACAG GTTGGAGAACGGCTGTGGGAATGCATCTCCTCAGATGAAG GCCCGGAACTTGCCTGTTTGGCTCCCCAACCAGGACGAGCCCCTTCCTGGCAGCAGCTGTGCCATCCGAGTTGGGGATAAAG TCCCCTATGACATCTGCCTGCCAGACCACTCAGTGTTGACCCTGCAGCTGCCTGTGACAGCGTCTGTGAGAGAGGTGATGGCGGCGTTAGCTCAGGAGGATGGCTGGACCAAGGAGCAGGTGCTGGTGAAGGTCAATTCTGCAGGTG ATGCCATTGGCCTGCAGCCAGATGCCCGTGGTGTGGCCACATCTCTGGGGCTCAATGAGCGGCTCTTTGTTGTCAACCCACAGGAAGTGCATGAGCTG ACCCCACACCCTGACCAGCTGGGGCCCACTGTGGGCTCTGCTGAGGGGCTGGACCTGGTGAGTGCCAAGGACCTGGCAGGCCAGCTGACGGACCACGACTGGAGCCTCTTCAACAGCATCCACCAG GTGGAGCTAATTTACTATGTGCTGGGCCCCCAGCATCTGCGGGATGTCACCACCGCCAACCTGGAGCGCTTCATGCGCCGCTTCAACGAGCTGCAGTACTGGGTGGCCACCGAGCTGTGTCTCTGCCCGGTGCCCGGCCCCCgggcccagctgctcaggaagttCATTAAGCTGGCGGCCCA CAACTCAGCCATCAGCCGCCTAGCCCACACCTGGGAG CGGCTGCCGCACAAAGTCCGGAAGCTGTACTCTGCCCTCGAGAGGCTGCTG GATCCCTCATGGAACCACCGGGTGTACCGACTGGCCCTCGCCAAGCTCTCCCCTCCTGTCATCCCCTTCATGCCCCTTCTTCTCAAAG ACATGACCTTCATTCATGAGGGAAACCACACACTAGTGGAGAACCTCATCAACTTTGAGAAGATG AGAATGATGGCCAGAGCTGCGCGGATGCTGCACCACTGCCGAAGCCACAACCCTG TGCCTCTCTCACCACTCAGAAGCCGAGTTTCCCATCTCCACGAGGACAGCCAGGTGGCGAGGATTTCCACAT GCTCGGAGCAGTCCCTGAGCACCCGGAGTCCAGCCAGCACCTGGGCTTATGTCCAGCAGCTGAAGGTCATCGACAACCAGCGGGAACTCTCCCGCCTCTCCCGAGAGCTGGAGCCATGA
- the RAPGEF3 gene encoding rap guanine nucleotide exchange factor 3 isoform X3 yields the protein MKVGWPGESCWQVGLAVEDSPALGAPRVGPLPDVVPEGTLLNMVLRKMHRPRSCSYQLLLEHQRPSCIQGLRWTPLTNSEESLDFSESLEQASTERVFRAGRQLHRQLLATCPNLIRDRKYHLRLYRQCCSGRELVDGILALGLGVHSRSQVVGICQVLLDEGALCHVKHDWAFQDRDAQFYRFPGPEPEPVGAHEMEEELAEAVALLSQRGPDALLTVALRKPPGQRTDEELDLIFEELLHIKAVAHLSNSVKRELAAVLLFEPHSKAGTVLFSQGDKGTSWYIIWKGSVNVVTHGKGLVTTLHEGDDFGQLALVNDAPRAATIILREDNCHFLRVDKQDFNRIIKDVEAKTMRLEEHGKVVLVLERASQGAGPSRPPTPGRNRYTVMSGTPEKILELLLEAMGPDSSAHDPTETFLSDFLLTHRVFMPSAQLCAALLHQYPSSPTGMPAGGSEQEHSTYICNKRQQILRLVSQWVALYGSMLHTDPVATSFLQKLSDLVGRDARLSNLLREQWPERRRHHRLENGCGNASPQMKARNLPVWLPNQDEPLPGSSCAIRVGDKVPYDICLPDHSVLTLQLPVTASVREVMAALAQEDGWTKEQVLVKVNSAGDAIGLQPDARGVATSLGLNERLFVVNPQEVHELTPHPDQLGPTVGSAEGLDLVSAKDLAGQLTDHDWSLFNSIHQVELIYYVLGPQHLRDVTTANLERFMRRFNELQYWVATELCLCPVPGPRAQLLRKFIKLAAHLKEQKNLNSFFAVMFGLSNSAISRLAHTWERLPHKVRKLYSALERLLDPSWNHRVYRLALAKLSPPVIPFMPLLLKDMTFIHEGNHTLVENLINFEKMRMMARAARMLHHCRSHNPVPLSPLRSRVSHLHEDSQVARISTCSEQSLSTRSPASTWAYVQQLKVIDNQRELSRLSRELEP from the exons ACACCACTCACCAACAGCGAGGAGTCCCTGGATTTCAGCGAGAGCCTGGAGCAG GCCTCCACAGAGCGGGTGTTCAGGGCTGGGAGGCAGCTGCATCGGCAACTGCTGGCCACCTGCCCAAACCTCATCCGAGACCGGAAGTACCACCTTAGGCTCTATCG GCAGTGCTGCTCTGGCCGGGAGCTGGTGGATGGGATCTTGGCCCTGGGACTTGGGGTCCATTCCCGGAGCCAAGTTGTGGGAATCTGCCAGGTGCTGCTGGATGAAGGTGCCCTCTGCCATG TGAAACACGACTGGGCCTTCCAGGACCGAGATGCCCAATTCTACCGGTTCCCCGGGCCCGAGCCCGAGCCCGTGGGAGCTCATGAGATGGAGGAGGAGTTGGCTGAAGCTGTGGCCCTGCTCTCCCAGCGGGGGCCTGACGCCCTGCTCACTGTGGCACTTCGAAAGCC CCCAGGTCAGCGCACGGATGAAGAGCTGGACCTCATCTTTGAGGAGCTGCTGCACATCAAGGCTGTAGCCCACCTCTCCAACTCG GTGAAGCGAGAATTAGCGGCTGTTCTGCTCTTTGAACCACACAGCAAGGCAGGGACCGTGT TGTTCAGCCAGGGGGACAAGGGCACTTCATGGTACATTATCTGGAAGGGATCTGTCAACGTGGTGACCCATGGCAAG GGGCTGGTGACCACCCTGCATGAGGGAGATGACTTTGGACAGCTGGCTCTGGTGAATGATGCACCCCGGGCAGCCACCATCATCCTGCGAGAAGACAACTGTCATTTCCTGCGTGTGGACAAGCAGGACTTCAACCGTATCATCAAG GATGTGGAGGCAAAGACCATGCGGCTGGAAGAACATGGCAAAGTGGTGCTGGTGCTGGAGAGAGCCTCTCAGGGCGCCGGCCCATCTCgacccccaaccccaggcaggaACCG GTATACAGTGATGTCTGGTACCCCAGAGAAGATCCTAGAGCTCCTGTTGGAGGCCATGGGACCAGATTCCAGTGCTCATGACCCAACAG AGACATTCCTCAGCGACTTCCTCCTGACCCACAGGGTCTTCATGCCCAGCGCCCAACTCTGTGCCGCCCTTCTGCACCAATATCCTTCCAGCCCCACGGGGATG CCTGCGGGTGGCAGTGAGCAGGAGCACAGCACCTACATCTGCAACAAGAGGCAGCAGATCCTGCGGCTGGTCAGCCAGTGGGTGGCCCTGTATGGCTCCATGCTCCACACTGACCCTGTGGCTACCAGCTTCCTCCAG AAACTCTCGGACCTGGTGGGCAGGGACGCCCGACTCAGCAACCTGCTGAGGGAGCAGTGGCCAGAGAGGCGGCGACACCACAG GTTGGAGAACGGCTGTGGGAATGCATCTCCTCAGATGAAG GCCCGGAACTTGCCTGTTTGGCTCCCCAACCAGGACGAGCCCCTTCCTGGCAGCAGCTGTGCCATCCGAGTTGGGGATAAAG TCCCCTATGACATCTGCCTGCCAGACCACTCAGTGTTGACCCTGCAGCTGCCTGTGACAGCGTCTGTGAGAGAGGTGATGGCGGCGTTAGCTCAGGAGGATGGCTGGACCAAGGAGCAGGTGCTGGTGAAGGTCAATTCTGCAGGTG ATGCCATTGGCCTGCAGCCAGATGCCCGTGGTGTGGCCACATCTCTGGGGCTCAATGAGCGGCTCTTTGTTGTCAACCCACAGGAAGTGCATGAGCTG ACCCCACACCCTGACCAGCTGGGGCCCACTGTGGGCTCTGCTGAGGGGCTGGACCTGGTGAGTGCCAAGGACCTGGCAGGCCAGCTGACGGACCACGACTGGAGCCTCTTCAACAGCATCCACCAG GTGGAGCTAATTTACTATGTGCTGGGCCCCCAGCATCTGCGGGATGTCACCACCGCCAACCTGGAGCGCTTCATGCGCCGCTTCAACGAGCTGCAGTACTGGGTGGCCACCGAGCTGTGTCTCTGCCCGGTGCCCGGCCCCCgggcccagctgctcaggaagttCATTAAGCTGGCGGCCCA CCTCAAGGAGCAGAAGAATCTCAATTCCTTCTTTGCCGTCATGTTTGGCCTCAGCAACTCAGCCATCAGCCGCCTAGCCCACACCTGGGAG CGGCTGCCGCACAAAGTCCGGAAGCTGTACTCTGCCCTCGAGAGGCTGCTG GATCCCTCATGGAACCACCGGGTGTACCGACTGGCCCTCGCCAAGCTCTCCCCTCCTGTCATCCCCTTCATGCCCCTTCTTCTCAAAG ACATGACCTTCATTCATGAGGGAAACCACACACTAGTGGAGAACCTCATCAACTTTGAGAAGATG AGAATGATGGCCAGAGCTGCGCGGATGCTGCACCACTGCCGAAGCCACAACCCTG TGCCTCTCTCACCACTCAGAAGCCGAGTTTCCCATCTCCACGAGGACAGCCAGGTGGCGAGGATTTCCACAT GCTCGGAGCAGTCCCTGAGCACCCGGAGTCCAGCCAGCACCTGGGCTTATGTCCAGCAGCTGAAGGTCATCGACAACCAGCGGGAACTCTCCCGCCTCTCCCGAGAGCTGGAGCCATGA